In Arthrobacter burdickii, one DNA window encodes the following:
- a CDS encoding glycosyltransferase family 9 protein gives MRRRVLVARLDSAGDVLLAGPAVRAIAAGDHGDSPNDVVMLCGPQGAAAARLLPGVVDVLTWSAPWIVDPPPEPTADLMGELHDAVLALDVDEAVILTSFHQSPLPLALLLRLAGVRRIAGASVDYPGSLLDVRLKPGEDFPEDQPEAERALGIAEAAGYALPPGDDGRLQVTNLTDVSGLVGRGPYVVVHPGASVPARAWPPLHHAAAVELLTAAGFRVVVTGGPNETDLTSTVAGPEALDLGGRTDLAALGSVLAGATVVVTGNTGPAHLAAAVGTPVVCLFSPVVPAIRWAPYRVPVELLGDQQAACALSRARICPVQGHPCLSNVSPEDVVDAVLRLSSGISSLGSRRSIGRTEGRRTTRGNR, from the coding sequence ATGAGGCGGCGCGTGCTCGTGGCCCGGCTCGACAGCGCCGGCGACGTTCTCCTCGCGGGGCCGGCCGTCCGTGCGATCGCCGCAGGGGACCACGGGGACTCCCCGAACGACGTCGTCATGCTGTGCGGGCCGCAGGGGGCCGCCGCCGCGCGGCTCCTGCCCGGCGTCGTCGACGTTCTCACCTGGTCCGCGCCCTGGATCGTCGATCCCCCGCCCGAGCCCACAGCGGACCTCATGGGCGAACTGCACGACGCGGTGCTGGCGCTGGACGTGGACGAGGCCGTGATCCTCACGTCGTTCCACCAGTCACCCCTGCCGCTCGCGCTGCTGCTCCGGCTGGCCGGCGTCCGGCGGATCGCCGGCGCATCCGTCGACTACCCGGGGTCGCTCCTCGACGTGCGGCTCAAGCCCGGTGAGGATTTCCCGGAGGACCAGCCGGAGGCCGAGCGCGCGCTGGGCATCGCGGAAGCCGCGGGTTACGCCCTGCCGCCCGGCGACGACGGCCGGCTCCAGGTCACCAACCTCACCGACGTGTCGGGCCTCGTGGGACGGGGGCCCTACGTCGTCGTGCATCCCGGGGCGTCCGTGCCCGCACGCGCCTGGCCGCCGCTGCACCACGCGGCCGCCGTCGAGCTCCTGACCGCGGCCGGGTTCCGCGTCGTCGTCACCGGCGGACCGAACGAGACCGATCTGACCTCCACCGTCGCCGGGCCCGAGGCCCTGGACCTCGGCGGACGGACCGACCTCGCCGCGCTGGGCTCCGTCCTCGCCGGAGCGACCGTCGTCGTCACCGGGAACACCGGTCCCGCCCATCTGGCGGCCGCCGTCGGCACACCCGTCGTCTGCCTCTTCTCGCCCGTCGTGCCGGCGATCCGCTGGGCACCCTACCGCGTGCCCGTCGAGCTACTGGGGGACCAGCAGGCCGCGTGTGCGCTCAGCCGGGCCCGCATCTGCCCCGTCCAGGGCCACCCGTGCCTGTCCAACGTCTCCCCGGAGGACGTCGTCGACGCCGTCCTCCGACTCAGCTCCGGAATATCGTCACTCGGCTCACGCCGCAGTATCGGCCGCACAGAAGGCCGCAGAACAACGAGGGGAAACCGATGA
- a CDS encoding glycosyltransferase, whose protein sequence is MRILLWHVHGGWTDAFVRGAHTYVLPTTPDGGAWGLGRAGRDWPASVVEVAPSDLRDADIDVVVLQRVEEIAECERLLGRTPGRDLPAVFLEHNTPRRDIVGTVHPLAGQTDIPVIHVTHFNGLFWDNGSARTRVIEHGIVDPGYLYTGELEQLAVVINEPVRRGRITGTDLLPRFAGVAPLEVFGMGTDKLADTLDLGPGELRIGGDLSMAALHARLGRSRAYVHPLRWTSLGLSLLEAMHVGLPVLALATTEAARAVPPEAGAVSTSIDDLVRMAARLIDDPDEARTRGLAAREAALARYGLARFLADWDDVLAQEPTRHPVLAVTERKAQ, encoded by the coding sequence ATGAGGATCCTGTTATGGCACGTCCACGGAGGGTGGACCGACGCCTTCGTGAGGGGTGCACACACCTATGTGCTGCCGACCACCCCCGACGGCGGCGCGTGGGGCCTCGGCCGTGCCGGCCGCGACTGGCCGGCGTCCGTCGTCGAGGTGGCGCCCTCCGACCTCCGGGATGCCGACATCGACGTCGTCGTCCTGCAGCGGGTCGAGGAGATCGCCGAGTGCGAGCGGCTCCTCGGGCGCACGCCGGGGCGGGACCTCCCGGCCGTCTTCCTCGAGCACAACACCCCGCGTCGCGACATCGTCGGCACCGTGCACCCGCTCGCCGGGCAGACCGACATCCCCGTCATCCACGTCACCCACTTCAACGGGCTCTTCTGGGACAACGGCTCCGCGAGGACCCGGGTCATCGAGCACGGCATCGTCGACCCGGGGTACCTCTACACCGGTGAGCTCGAGCAGCTCGCCGTCGTCATCAACGAGCCCGTACGGCGCGGACGCATCACCGGGACGGACCTCCTTCCGCGCTTCGCGGGCGTCGCCCCGCTGGAGGTCTTCGGCATGGGCACGGACAAGCTCGCCGACACCCTCGACCTCGGCCCCGGGGAGCTGCGCATCGGCGGGGACCTCTCCATGGCCGCACTGCACGCCCGGCTCGGACGCTCGCGGGCCTATGTCCACCCACTGCGCTGGACCTCCCTCGGACTCTCCCTCCTGGAAGCCATGCACGTCGGGCTTCCCGTGCTGGCGCTCGCGACGACGGAGGCGGCACGCGCGGTGCCCCCCGAGGCCGGAGCCGTCTCGACCAGCATCGACGACCTCGTGCGGATGGCAGCACGCCTGATCGACGACCCGGACGAAGCCCGGACACGGGGACTGGCTGCCCGGGAGGCGGCACTCGCACGGTACGGGCTCGCCCGGTTCCTCGCCGACTGGGACGACGTCCTGGCGCAGGAGCCGACGCGGCACCCGGTCCTGGCGGTAACAGAAAGGAAAGCGCAGTGA
- a CDS encoding glycosyltransferase, giving the protein MRISMVSEHASPLAALGGVDAGGQNVHVAELSLALARRGHEVTVYTRRDDPALPDRVRTDPRLEVVHITAGPVRSVPKDMLLPYMGELAAGIVEDWGTEPPDIVHGHFWMSGLAALDAAGQSRAAGRPVQVIQTFHALGTVKRRHQGGEDTSPSERLMLETMVGRSADRIVATCSDEVFELKAMGVPGSRVSIAPCGVDLELFTPRGPVEERGRAHRIVTVGRLVPRKGMDLAIRALRELADRGCDDVELVIVGGAGNSTGLEDDPEAQRLRALAVDLGVGDRVILRGQVSRAEMPAVLRSADAVVCAPWYEPFGIVPLEAMACGVPVIAAAVGGLVDTVVDGKTGLHVPPQDPAAIAAAIADIVADPEWGRELGDNGYRRVKARYSWSRIAADTEKAYQTALGAVAPAQPATARRSAARRLESTGGRAL; this is encoded by the coding sequence GTGAGGATATCGATGGTGTCTGAGCATGCAAGTCCACTTGCGGCGTTGGGGGGCGTGGACGCCGGCGGGCAGAACGTCCATGTGGCCGAACTGTCCCTCGCACTGGCCCGCCGGGGACACGAGGTCACGGTGTACACGCGCCGGGACGACCCCGCCCTCCCTGACCGCGTCCGGACCGACCCGAGGCTGGAGGTCGTGCACATCACCGCGGGACCCGTGCGCAGCGTCCCAAAGGACATGCTGCTGCCCTACATGGGCGAGCTCGCCGCCGGCATCGTGGAGGACTGGGGCACCGAGCCGCCGGACATCGTGCACGGGCACTTCTGGATGTCGGGACTCGCAGCGCTCGATGCCGCCGGACAGTCACGGGCCGCCGGGCGGCCGGTGCAGGTCATCCAGACCTTCCACGCTCTCGGAACGGTCAAGCGCCGTCACCAGGGCGGCGAGGACACCAGCCCGTCCGAGCGCCTCATGCTCGAGACCATGGTGGGCCGGAGTGCCGACCGCATCGTCGCGACCTGCTCGGACGAGGTCTTCGAACTCAAGGCCATGGGCGTCCCGGGCAGCCGGGTGTCGATCGCCCCCTGCGGCGTGGACCTCGAACTGTTCACCCCGCGCGGCCCGGTGGAGGAGCGCGGACGCGCCCACCGGATCGTGACCGTGGGCCGCCTCGTGCCCCGCAAGGGCATGGACCTCGCCATCCGTGCCCTGCGCGAGCTCGCCGACAGAGGGTGCGACGACGTCGAACTCGTCATCGTGGGCGGCGCGGGCAACTCCACCGGGCTGGAGGACGATCCCGAGGCGCAACGGCTCCGCGCACTGGCGGTCGACCTCGGCGTCGGTGACAGGGTCATCCTCCGCGGCCAGGTGTCGCGTGCCGAGATGCCGGCGGTCCTTCGGAGCGCCGACGCCGTCGTGTGCGCACCCTGGTACGAGCCGTTCGGCATCGTCCCCCTCGAGGCGATGGCCTGCGGGGTCCCCGTGATCGCCGCGGCCGTCGGCGGGCTCGTGGACACGGTGGTGGACGGCAAGACCGGACTCCACGTCCCCCCACAGGACCCGGCGGCCATCGCGGCGGCCATCGCCGATATCGTCGCCGATCCCGAGTGGGGGCGCGAACTCGGCGACAACGGCTACCGCCGCGTCAAGGCCCGCTACTCCTGGAGCCGCATCGCGGCCGACACCGAGAAGGCCTACCAGACGGCACTGGGCGCGGTAGCGCCCGCACAACCGGCAACAGCGCGGCGCAGTGCCGCGCGTCGACTCGAAAGCACGGGAGGCAGGGCACTGTGA
- a CDS encoding D-sedoheptulose-7-phosphate isomerase, which produces MTTHFSDVFPDTRTAAPTAPTIAPTATALDPGSPDVRADQVRADSHRIVLEHLHAVAPAVESLLGSTATLAAWGVEMADRLLAGQRLLAAGNGGSAAEAQHLTAELVGRFDGEREPFSAISLHAESSAVTAIANDYGFDRMFARQVSAHGRPGDILMLLSTSGKSPNLLHAVEAARAAGITTWALTGVGPNPLTECVDDYVAVDATSANAQEGHLIALHAICRAFDAEVRRRREEQR; this is translated from the coding sequence GTGACCACGCATTTCTCCGACGTATTCCCGGATACGCGCACCGCGGCACCGACCGCCCCGACAATCGCACCGACAGCTACGGCCCTCGATCCGGGCAGCCCGGACGTCAGGGCCGACCAGGTGCGGGCCGACTCGCACCGGATCGTCCTGGAACACCTGCACGCTGTCGCACCGGCGGTGGAGTCCCTCCTCGGCAGCACCGCCACCCTGGCGGCCTGGGGCGTGGAGATGGCGGACCGCCTCCTGGCCGGCCAGCGCCTCCTCGCAGCGGGCAACGGTGGCTCGGCCGCCGAGGCGCAGCACCTGACCGCCGAGCTCGTGGGCAGGTTCGACGGAGAACGCGAGCCGTTCTCCGCGATCTCGCTCCACGCGGAGAGCTCCGCGGTGACGGCGATCGCCAACGACTACGGCTTCGACCGGATGTTCGCCCGCCAGGTGAGCGCCCACGGCCGTCCGGGGGACATCCTGATGCTCCTGAGCACGAGCGGCAAGAGCCCCAACCTGCTCCATGCGGTGGAGGCCGCGCGTGCGGCCGGTATCACCACCTGGGCGCTCACCGGTGTGGGCCCCAATCCGCTGACCGAGTGCGTGGACGACTACGTGGCGGTCGACGCGACGTCCGCCAATGCCCAGGAGGGCCATCTGATAGCCCTCCATGCCATCTGCCGTGCCTTCGACGCAGAGGTGCGCCGCCGGCGGGAGGAGCAGCGATGA
- the rfaE2 gene encoding D-glycero-beta-D-manno-heptose 1-phosphate adenylyltransferase, with product MRIVVVGDVLLDTDLSGDAGRLSPDAPVPVVDVDAIQRRAGGAGLVARMLQADGHDAVLVTVLGEDDAAGLLRTELDGITVVAGPSGAPTPVKTRVRASGQPVVRFDEGCATPPVPGCTGTMLAALEGADAIIAADYGRGLLANDDLRARLEALSASIPVVWDPHPAGAQPVPGVAAVTPNIGEALRFADVQGSGTQAAAAAAEVLIAAWRSKAVLVTMGEHGALVAAAGLLPQVVPAPRVSASDPCGAGDRFASALAVGLAQGAPIDAAAQQATEAAAHFLASGGVGAMGRSREETPEQLPVDGLDALNVVRRTRESGGTVVATGGCFDLLHAGHARTLAAARRLGDCLIVCLNSDESVRGLKGEDRPIIRQEDRAELLSALECVDAVLIFSESTPENAISRLQPDIWVKGGDYAAEDLPEAALVSSWGGRTVTVPYIPARSTTKLAAALARVG from the coding sequence ATGAGGATCGTGGTGGTCGGAGACGTACTGCTCGACACGGACCTGTCCGGTGATGCCGGGCGGCTCTCGCCCGACGCCCCCGTGCCCGTGGTCGACGTCGATGCGATCCAGCGGCGGGCGGGGGGAGCAGGCCTCGTGGCCCGCATGCTGCAGGCCGACGGGCACGACGCCGTCCTGGTCACCGTCCTCGGTGAGGACGACGCCGCCGGGCTGCTGCGCACCGAACTCGACGGGATCACCGTCGTCGCCGGCCCCTCGGGAGCACCCACGCCCGTGAAGACCCGCGTGCGCGCCTCGGGGCAGCCCGTGGTGCGCTTCGACGAGGGGTGCGCGACGCCGCCCGTCCCGGGCTGCACCGGGACCATGCTCGCGGCCCTCGAGGGAGCCGACGCGATCATCGCGGCCGACTACGGCCGTGGTCTGCTTGCGAATGACGACCTGCGCGCCCGCCTCGAGGCGCTCTCCGCCTCGATCCCTGTGGTCTGGGACCCCCATCCCGCCGGAGCGCAGCCCGTCCCGGGTGTCGCTGCCGTGACCCCGAACATCGGCGAGGCCCTCCGTTTCGCCGACGTCCAGGGGTCGGGGACGCAGGCGGCCGCCGCGGCTGCGGAGGTGCTGATCGCCGCCTGGCGGAGCAAGGCCGTCCTCGTCACGATGGGGGAGCACGGAGCGCTCGTCGCCGCAGCCGGCCTCCTGCCCCAGGTGGTGCCGGCGCCCCGCGTGAGCGCCTCGGACCCCTGCGGGGCCGGTGACCGCTTCGCCTCCGCGCTCGCCGTCGGGCTGGCGCAGGGAGCCCCGATCGACGCCGCCGCGCAGCAGGCGACGGAAGCCGCCGCGCACTTCCTGGCGTCCGGAGGCGTGGGCGCCATGGGCAGAAGCCGCGAGGAGACGCCCGAGCAGTTGCCCGTCGACGGCCTCGACGCCCTCAACGTCGTCCGCCGGACACGGGAATCAGGCGGGACGGTGGTGGCGACCGGCGGGTGCTTCGACCTCCTGCACGCGGGCCACGCCCGCACGCTCGCTGCCGCCCGGCGCCTCGGCGACTGCCTCATCGTGTGCCTCAACTCCGACGAGTCGGTGCGCGGGCTGAAGGGCGAGGACCGCCCGATCATCCGGCAGGAGGACCGCGCCGAGCTGCTGTCCGCCCTCGAATGCGTCGACGCGGTGCTCATCTTCAGCGAGTCCACCCCCGAGAACGCCATCTCGCGCCTGCAGCCCGACATCTGGGTCAAGGGCGGCGACTACGCCGCCGAGGACCTCCCCGAGGCCGCCCTCGTCAGCAGCTGGGGCGGCAGGACGGTCACCGTCCCCTACATTCCGGCCCGCTCCACCACGAAACTTGCAGCCGCGCTCGCCCGCGTCGGCTGA
- a CDS encoding SDR family oxidoreductase: MTENASTTAGTAAGTPSTGTGFNPGRVLVTGGGSGLGAAIVQGVIAAGGTPVVLDRDISRVTGVKAFEVDVADREAVEAAVREAAEMMDGLDAVVTAAGIDRCGALDTVPADQWEKVIGVNLLGTASTARAALPYLKKTHGRVVTIASTLGIKAVGDATAYCASKFGVMGFSQALAAETAGQIGVTTIIPGGMKTRFFDDRDEQYKPQDDSRLNDPERVAEAILFALSQPKSCEIREMVIAHAEEGSWP, encoded by the coding sequence ATGACTGAGAATGCATCAACCACCGCAGGAACTGCCGCCGGAACTCCCTCGACAGGCACGGGCTTCAACCCCGGACGCGTCCTGGTGACCGGCGGAGGCTCGGGCCTCGGCGCGGCCATCGTGCAGGGCGTCATCGCCGCGGGAGGCACCCCCGTGGTGCTCGACCGCGACATCAGCCGCGTGACGGGCGTCAAGGCCTTCGAGGTCGACGTCGCGGACCGCGAGGCCGTCGAGGCGGCCGTCCGGGAGGCCGCGGAGATGATGGACGGCCTGGACGCCGTCGTCACCGCGGCCGGCATCGACCGGTGCGGCGCCCTGGACACGGTGCCCGCCGACCAGTGGGAGAAGGTGATCGGAGTGAACCTGCTGGGTACCGCCTCGACCGCCCGCGCAGCCCTGCCGTACCTCAAGAAGACCCACGGCCGCGTGGTCACGATCGCCTCGACGCTGGGCATCAAGGCCGTCGGCGACGCGACGGCCTACTGCGCCTCCAAGTTCGGCGTCATGGGGTTCTCCCAGGCACTGGCCGCGGAGACCGCCGGCCAGATCGGCGTCACGACGATCATCCCCGGCGGCATGAAGACCCGCTTCTTCGACGACCGCGACGAGCAGTACAAGCCGCAGGACGATTCACGGCTGAACGACCCGGAGCGCGTCGCCGAGGCGATCCTGTTCGCGCTCTCGCAGCCCAAGAGCTGCGAGATCCGTGAGATGGTCATCGCCCACGCAGAAGAAGGCTCGTGGCCCTGA
- a CDS encoding glycosyltransferase family 9 protein has translation MTQQDTTADFGGRQDTARSVGPVLAPFADIRRIAVLRGGGLGDLMFAMPAIAALKDRYPDAEITLLGMPGHAALLEGRPGPVSAVLELPFSPGVRPGDEDPGAVDRFFDGIRGSFDLAVQLHGGGRNSNPFLLRLEARHTIGTRTPDAAGLERTIPYVYYQHEVFRALEVVGLAGATPVDLEPRVQVLPEESESAAGLTGGGAVIALHPGATDPRRRWPSSSFADVAVRAAADGCEVLVVGDATDVPTAEEIVRLALDRDPTANVRSLAGRLTLGELAGVLDRSAVMVGNDSGPRHLAQAVGTPTVGVYWIGNVINAGAMGRSLHRVHFSWVSSCPVCGVDVTQVGWTAERCEHDDSFVATVQPDAVYADVAELRATSLLLRGR, from the coding sequence GTGACACAGCAGGACACGACGGCGGACTTCGGCGGGCGGCAGGACACGGCGCGATCCGTCGGGCCCGTGCTCGCCCCGTTCGCGGACATCCGGCGGATCGCCGTCCTGCGTGGAGGCGGACTCGGCGACCTCATGTTCGCGATGCCGGCCATCGCGGCCCTCAAGGACCGGTACCCGGACGCCGAGATCACGCTCCTCGGCATGCCCGGCCACGCCGCCCTGCTCGAGGGCAGGCCGGGGCCCGTGTCCGCCGTCCTGGAGCTCCCGTTCTCTCCCGGCGTGCGGCCGGGAGACGAGGACCCCGGTGCCGTCGACCGGTTCTTCGACGGGATCCGCGGGTCCTTCGATCTCGCCGTCCAGCTCCACGGCGGCGGGCGCAATTCGAATCCCTTCCTGCTGCGCCTGGAAGCCCGGCACACGATCGGGACACGCACGCCCGACGCCGCCGGACTCGAACGGACCATTCCCTACGTGTACTACCAGCACGAGGTGTTCCGCGCCCTCGAGGTGGTGGGCCTGGCCGGCGCGACACCCGTCGACCTGGAGCCGCGGGTCCAGGTCCTGCCGGAGGAGTCCGAGAGCGCGGCCGGGCTGACGGGCGGCGGTGCGGTGATAGCGCTGCATCCCGGAGCCACGGACCCGCGCCGGAGGTGGCCGTCGTCGTCCTTCGCGGACGTCGCCGTGAGGGCGGCGGCCGATGGCTGCGAGGTGCTGGTGGTCGGGGATGCCACGGATGTCCCGACGGCGGAGGAGATCGTGCGCCTGGCGCTCGACCGCGACCCGACGGCGAACGTCCGCTCGCTCGCCGGACGGCTGACGCTGGGCGAGCTGGCCGGGGTGCTCGACCGCAGCGCGGTCATGGTCGGCAATGACAGCGGGCCGCGGCACCTGGCCCAGGCGGTCGGCACGCCGACCGTGGGCGTCTACTGGATCGGCAATGTGATCAACGCGGGGGCGATGGGACGATCGCTCCACCGCGTGCATTTCTCCTGGGTGTCCTCGTGCCCCGTGTGCGGGGTGGACGTCACGCAGGTGGGCTGGACGGCCGAACGCTGCGAGCACGATGACTCGTTCGTTGCGACCGTCCAGCCCGACGCCGTCTACGCGGACGTGGCGGAACTCAGGGCCACGAGCCTTCTTCTGCGTGGGCGATGA
- a CDS encoding aldehyde dehydrogenase family protein yields MSINSQAHSPLDVQEDESITISDPRDGSEVGTLPSAAREQVALAVSLARTVQPEWAATSPADRGAALRRAAGALRAGARELAELNTRETGKPLEDALGGIEAGISTLEQYAELGPVHRGLSLRGAVTATDYTVAEPRGVAVLLTPWNDPVAVAAGLIGAALVTGNTVIHKPSERCPHVGELLGRLLQPAFPDGVLTTLTGGAGVGQMLTMQTGVDVFAHVGSSATGARIARAASLTGAHVIRENGGNDPLIIDADVDPVWAAGQAALGAFANAGQICTSVERIYVHRAIAEPFLAALTEEARSRNASGTFPPLVDRRMRDAVDAQVREAVQLGADPLEGGSVPEGPGARYPATVLAGCTEAMTVMTEETFGPIAPVTVVDSFDDGLRLAAAGPYGLAASVLTGSIAHAQRAIAGLAVGTVKVNAVFGGAPGGSAQPRGISGAGFGYGPELLDEFALVKVVHISAPPEGA; encoded by the coding sequence ATGTCCATCAACTCCCAGGCACACTCCCCGCTTGATGTGCAGGAGGACGAGTCGATCACCATCTCCGATCCCCGGGACGGCAGCGAGGTCGGGACCCTTCCCAGCGCTGCCCGCGAACAGGTGGCACTGGCGGTCTCACTGGCACGGACGGTGCAGCCCGAGTGGGCGGCCACGAGCCCCGCAGACCGGGGCGCCGCGCTCCGGCGGGCCGCAGGTGCGCTCCGCGCCGGCGCCCGTGAACTCGCCGAACTCAACACGCGGGAGACCGGCAAGCCCCTCGAGGATGCGCTCGGCGGCATCGAAGCCGGGATCTCCACGCTGGAGCAGTACGCGGAACTCGGCCCCGTCCACCGTGGGCTCAGCCTGCGGGGAGCCGTCACCGCCACCGACTACACCGTGGCCGAGCCGCGGGGAGTCGCCGTGCTCCTGACCCCCTGGAACGACCCGGTGGCCGTCGCCGCCGGACTCATCGGTGCAGCCCTCGTCACGGGCAACACCGTCATCCACAAGCCGAGCGAACGGTGCCCGCACGTGGGCGAACTGCTCGGACGACTGCTGCAGCCGGCCTTCCCGGACGGTGTCCTCACCACACTCACCGGTGGCGCCGGGGTGGGCCAGATGCTCACGATGCAGACCGGCGTCGATGTCTTCGCCCACGTCGGTTCGAGCGCCACCGGGGCCCGGATCGCACGCGCGGCGTCCCTCACCGGCGCGCACGTAATCCGCGAGAACGGCGGGAACGACCCCCTGATCATCGACGCCGACGTCGACCCCGTGTGGGCAGCGGGCCAGGCGGCCCTCGGTGCCTTCGCCAACGCGGGCCAGATCTGCACGTCGGTGGAGCGTATCTACGTCCACCGGGCCATCGCCGAACCGTTCCTGGCCGCTCTCACCGAGGAGGCACGCAGCCGGAACGCGAGCGGGACGTTCCCCCCGCTGGTGGATCGCCGCATGCGGGACGCCGTCGATGCCCAGGTCCGCGAAGCCGTCCAGCTCGGCGCCGACCCTCTCGAGGGCGGCAGCGTGCCCGAGGGCCCCGGCGCCCGTTACCCGGCCACGGTCCTGGCGGGCTGCACGGAGGCCATGACGGTCATGACGGAGGAGACCTTCGGGCCCATCGCGCCCGTGACCGTGGTCGACAGCTTCGACGACGGCCTCCGCCTCGCTGCCGCCGGCCCCTACGGCCTGGCCGCGTCCGTACTCACCGGCAGCATCGCGCACGCCCAGCGTGCCATCGCCGGATTGGCCGTCGGCACCGTCAAGGTGAACGCGGTCTTCGGCGGCGCGCCGGGCGGTTCTGCCCAGCCCCGCGGCATCAGCGGGGCCGGCTTCGGCTACGGACCCGAACTGCTCGACGAGTTCGCCCTGGTGAAGGTCGTCCACATCAGCGCACCGCCGGAGGGTGCCTGA
- a CDS encoding PfkB family carbohydrate kinase produces MDDALQDCAGNTTPDDAGDLSEVRGLAAWVPAAIADRAPRITVVGDAMLDGWWSGTIERFCREAPAPVVDITRRDYAAGGAANTAMNLAALGARVRMCGLIGTDDAGRRLHAILEDAGVDTTDLVQDDRVGTTTKYRILGGDQVMLRLDDTHDQLPPEAVTALAARIPRAVAGADAVVVCDYGSGALGDEVRSALGRASAIGPETLVVVDAHDTAAWSVLGPDIVTPNAQEAAQVLAMRLDPRSDRAATVTERRSELLAATNAAAVVVTLDRDGTVLLGQDGEEHRTWAKPATEKQASGAGDTFVASLTAARAAGLPLTTSLDLAQAAADVVVHRPGTSVCTTADLTGHLQQFADTALSTADLLRKVEADRAAGRRIVLTNGCFDVLHRGHTRYLNQAKQLGDVLVVALNDDDGVRRLKGPDRPINPIADRAGVIASLSCVDYVTVFGSDTLVPLIELLKPDVYAKGGDYTAQMLEEAPAVEACGGRVSILDYVPEHSTAAVVRRIRSSPLAGDLP; encoded by the coding sequence ATGGACGACGCACTGCAGGACTGCGCCGGGAACACGACGCCGGACGACGCGGGGGACCTCTCCGAGGTCCGCGGGCTCGCGGCCTGGGTCCCGGCGGCCATCGCCGACCGCGCACCCCGCATCACGGTGGTGGGCGATGCCATGCTCGACGGATGGTGGAGCGGGACGATCGAGCGCTTCTGCCGTGAGGCTCCGGCGCCCGTCGTCGACATCACCCGGCGCGACTACGCCGCCGGCGGTGCGGCGAACACGGCCATGAACCTCGCCGCCCTCGGCGCGCGGGTGCGGATGTGCGGACTCATCGGGACGGACGACGCCGGTCGCCGCCTGCACGCGATCCTCGAGGACGCGGGGGTGGACACGACGGACCTCGTGCAGGACGACCGCGTGGGCACCACCACGAAGTACCGGATCCTCGGCGGGGACCAGGTCATGCTCCGGCTCGACGACACGCACGACCAGCTACCCCCGGAGGCCGTCACCGCGCTCGCCGCCCGGATCCCGCGTGCCGTCGCGGGCGCCGACGCCGTCGTCGTCTGCGACTACGGCTCGGGTGCCCTCGGGGACGAGGTCCGGTCCGCCCTCGGGCGCGCCTCGGCGATCGGCCCGGAGACGCTCGTCGTCGTCGACGCCCACGACACCGCGGCCTGGTCCGTGCTGGGACCCGACATCGTCACCCCCAACGCGCAGGAGGCCGCCCAGGTCCTCGCGATGCGGCTCGACCCGCGGTCGGACCGCGCCGCGACGGTGACCGAACGGCGGAGCGAGCTCCTCGCAGCCACGAACGCCGCCGCCGTCGTCGTGACCCTCGACCGCGACGGCACCGTGCTGCTCGGCCAGGACGGCGAGGAACACCGCACGTGGGCCAAGCCCGCCACCGAGAAGCAGGCGTCCGGCGCGGGCGACACCTTCGTCGCCAGCCTCACCGCCGCGCGCGCAGCGGGCCTGCCGCTCACGACGAGCCTCGACCTCGCCCAGGCGGCCGCCGACGTCGTCGTCCATCGGCCCGGCACCTCCGTCTGCACGACGGCGGACCTGACGGGCCACCTGCAGCAGTTCGCGGACACCGCGCTGTCGACGGCGGACCTGCTCCGGAAGGTGGAGGCCGACCGCGCGGCGGGACGCCGCATCGTCCTGACCAACGGCTGCTTCGACGTGCTGCACCGCGGCCACACCCGCTACCTCAACCAGGCGAAGCAGCTCGGCGACGTCCTCGTGGTGGCCCTGAACGACGACGACGGCGTGCGCAGGCTGAAGGGCCCCGACCGTCCCATCAATCCGATCGCGGACCGCGCGGGCGTCATCGCCTCGCTCAGTTGCGTCGACTACGTCACCGTCTTCGGCTCCGACACGCTCGTCCCGCTGATCGAACTGCTGAAGCCCGACGTGTATGCCAAGGGCGGTGACTACACGGCGCAGATGCTCGAGGAGGCTCCCGCCGTCGAGGCCTGCGGCGGCCGGGTCAGCATCCTCGACTACGTCCCGGAACACTCGACCGCGGCGGTGGTGCGCCGGATCCGCTCGAGCCCGCTGGCAGGAGACCTGCCGTGA